One window from the genome of Salvia splendens isolate huo1 chromosome 9, SspV2, whole genome shotgun sequence encodes:
- the LOC121747314 gene encoding transcription factor bHLH75-like, translating to MEDSGRTSSKPSFLQMNSSNLEIFNNLSSFEGFNISTNNGHGTISLSNQEFSDHHHQHQQTQLPLSYHDQILRSIGPNGPVLNPMMAHFFPPGLGCDSNMDVGINSSPSISDAGFLALDKDNKAQNNGKKRKRVNERETQTPKEVVHVRAKRGQATDSHSLAERLRREKINEKLRCLQDLVPGCYKTMGMAVMLDVIINYVRSLQNQIDFLSMKLSAASQFYDFNSVEAEAMEALHGGTSYEGAEAIGEGYGGMSQFHNAPNWPL from the exons atgGAAGATTCCGGCAGAACCTCTTCAAAACCTTCCTTCTTACAAATGAATTCATCAAACCTAGAAATCTTCAATAACTTGTCATCATTTGAAGGCTTCAATATTAGCACAAACAATGGTCATGGCACCATATCTTTATCCAATCAAGAATTCTccgatcatcatcatcaacaccaACAAACCCAACTCCCACTTTCTTACCATGATCAAATCCTAAGATCAATCGGGCCTAACGGGCCGGTGTTGAACCCAATGATGGCCCATTTCTTCCCACCGGGCCTTGGATGCGACAGCAACATGGACGTGGGGATAAATTCATCTCCTTCCATTTCTGATGCCGGGTTTCTTGCACTAGACAAGGATAACAAAGCACAG AATAATGGGAAGAAGAGAAAGAGGGTGAATGAGAGAGAAACTCAGACACCTAAAGAAGTTGTTCATGTTAGAGCAAAGAGAGGGCAAGCCACTGACAGCCACAGTTTGGCTGAAAGG TtgagaagagagaaaataaatgaGAAATTGAGATGCCTGCAAGATCTGGTTCCGGGGTGTTATAag ACGATGGGAATGGCTGTGATGTTGGATGTGATAATCAACTATGTACGATCGTTGCAAAACCAGATTGAT TTTCTATCCATGAAGCTGTCTGCAGCAAGTCAATTCTACGATTTCAACTCTGTTGAAGCCGAAGCCATGGAAGCTCTACAT GGAGGCACTTCATATGAAGGTGCAGAGGCGATAGGAGAAGGTTATGGAGGAATGTCCCAATTCCATAATGCACCTAATTGGCCTCTTTGA